In one window of Trachemys scripta elegans isolate TJP31775 chromosome 5, CAS_Tse_1.0, whole genome shotgun sequence DNA:
- the LIAS gene encoding lipoyl synthase, mitochondrial isoform X2 — translation MQVTMDTFFGRCIFYMVCESHVCSQYRASSSLPDEKKEFLQNGPDLQDFVSGDFSDKSMWAEYKGNLKRQKGERLRLPPWLKTEIPIGKNYNKLKSTLRSLNLHTVCEEARCPNIGECWGGGEYATATATIMLMGDTCTRGCRFCSVKTAKNPPPLDLNEPYNTAKAIAEWGLDYVVLTSVDRDDILDGGAEHFAKTVSHLKERNSKILVECLTPDFRGDLKAVEKVALSGLDVYAHNVETVPELQRKVRDPRANFKQSLQVLKHAKKVQPDVISKTSIMLGLGETDEQVYSTMKLLREADVDCLTLGQYMQPTKRHLKVEEYVTPDKFKHWEKVGNELGFHYTASGPLVRSSYKAGEFFLKNLVEKRKTKVI, via the exons ATGCAGGTTACTATGGATACTTTCTTTGGAAGATGTATCTTTTATATG GTGTGTGAAAGCCATGTGTGTAGCCAGTACAGAGCATCAAGTTCTTTGCCAGATGAAAAGAAGGAGTTTCTGCAAAATGGACCTGATTTGCAAGATTTTGTGTCTGGAGATTTTTCTGATAAGAGCATGTGGGCTGAGTATAAAGGCAATTTAAAACGCCAGAAGGGAGAAAG GCTGCGACTTCCTCCATGGCTAAAAACTGAGATTCCCATAGGAAAGAACTATAATAAACTGAAGAGTACACTGCGAAGTTTAAATCTTCATACT GTGTGTGAGGAAGCACGTTGTCCCAACATTGGagagtgctggggagggggtgagtaTGCTACTGCTACAGCAACTATCATG TTGATGGGTGACACATGTACAAGAGGATGCAGATTTTGTTCAGTAAAGACAGCAAAAAATCCACCTCCATTGGATCTTAACGAACCCTACAATACAGCAAAAGCTATAGCTGAATGGGGCTTGGATTATGTTGTATTGACATCTGTAGACCGAGATG ATATTCTAGATGGCGGAGCAGAACACTTTGCAAAAACTGTATCACACTTGAAGGAAAG GAATTCAAAAATTCTAGTAGAATGTTTAACCCCTGATTTTCGAGGGGACCTTAAAGCAGTGGAGAAAGTTGCTTTGTCAGGACTGGACGTATATGCCCATAATGTGGAAACTGTTCCAGAGTTACAGAG gaaagtacGTGATCCTCGGGCCAATTTTAAGCAGTCCTTACAAGTTTTGAAGCATGCTAAGAAGGTCCAACCTGATGTAATTTCTAAAACCTCCATTATGCTGGGATTAGGCGAGACAGATGAACAAGTATATTCAACAATGAAAT taTTACGTGAGGCAGATGTCGACTGTTTGACCTTAGGACAATACATGCAACCAACAAAACGTCATCTAAAG gttGAGGAATATGTTACCCCTGACAAGTTTAAACACTGGGAAAAAGTGGGAAATGAGCTTGGATTTCATTACACAGCTAGTGGTCCTCTAGTGCGCTCCTCCTATAAAGCAG gtGAATTTTTCTTGAAGAATTTAGTAGAGAAAAGGAAGACAAAGGTCATCTGA
- the LIAS gene encoding lipoyl synthase, mitochondrial isoform X1, with the protein MALLQRGGCGAAATMSLRRLVLGPQGRVCESHVCSQYRASSSLPDEKKEFLQNGPDLQDFVSGDFSDKSMWAEYKGNLKRQKGERLRLPPWLKTEIPIGKNYNKLKSTLRSLNLHTVCEEARCPNIGECWGGGEYATATATIMLMGDTCTRGCRFCSVKTAKNPPPLDLNEPYNTAKAIAEWGLDYVVLTSVDRDDILDGGAEHFAKTVSHLKERNSKILVECLTPDFRGDLKAVEKVALSGLDVYAHNVETVPELQRKVRDPRANFKQSLQVLKHAKKVQPDVISKTSIMLGLGETDEQVYSTMKLLREADVDCLTLGQYMQPTKRHLKVEEYVTPDKFKHWEKVGNELGFHYTASGPLVRSSYKAGEFFLKNLVEKRKTKVI; encoded by the exons GTGTGTGAAAGCCATGTGTGTAGCCAGTACAGAGCATCAAGTTCTTTGCCAGATGAAAAGAAGGAGTTTCTGCAAAATGGACCTGATTTGCAAGATTTTGTGTCTGGAGATTTTTCTGATAAGAGCATGTGGGCTGAGTATAAAGGCAATTTAAAACGCCAGAAGGGAGAAAG GCTGCGACTTCCTCCATGGCTAAAAACTGAGATTCCCATAGGAAAGAACTATAATAAACTGAAGAGTACACTGCGAAGTTTAAATCTTCATACT GTGTGTGAGGAAGCACGTTGTCCCAACATTGGagagtgctggggagggggtgagtaTGCTACTGCTACAGCAACTATCATG TTGATGGGTGACACATGTACAAGAGGATGCAGATTTTGTTCAGTAAAGACAGCAAAAAATCCACCTCCATTGGATCTTAACGAACCCTACAATACAGCAAAAGCTATAGCTGAATGGGGCTTGGATTATGTTGTATTGACATCTGTAGACCGAGATG ATATTCTAGATGGCGGAGCAGAACACTTTGCAAAAACTGTATCACACTTGAAGGAAAG GAATTCAAAAATTCTAGTAGAATGTTTAACCCCTGATTTTCGAGGGGACCTTAAAGCAGTGGAGAAAGTTGCTTTGTCAGGACTGGACGTATATGCCCATAATGTGGAAACTGTTCCAGAGTTACAGAG gaaagtacGTGATCCTCGGGCCAATTTTAAGCAGTCCTTACAAGTTTTGAAGCATGCTAAGAAGGTCCAACCTGATGTAATTTCTAAAACCTCCATTATGCTGGGATTAGGCGAGACAGATGAACAAGTATATTCAACAATGAAAT taTTACGTGAGGCAGATGTCGACTGTTTGACCTTAGGACAATACATGCAACCAACAAAACGTCATCTAAAG gttGAGGAATATGTTACCCCTGACAAGTTTAAACACTGGGAAAAAGTGGGAAATGAGCTTGGATTTCATTACACAGCTAGTGGTCCTCTAGTGCGCTCCTCCTATAAAGCAG gtGAATTTTTCTTGAAGAATTTAGTAGAGAAAAGGAAGACAAAGGTCATCTGA